A stretch of the Panicum virgatum strain AP13 chromosome 9N, P.virgatum_v5, whole genome shotgun sequence genome encodes the following:
- the LOC120689744 gene encoding zinc finger CCCH domain-containing protein 22-like, whose amino-acid sequence MDAYEATKVVFSRIQALDPDHAAKIMGLLLIQDHGEKEMIRLAFGPESLLHAVMAKARKDLGLLLPASPTSVAAAGHVPFLQLPRQNSGRAGAPSPLSVSSPSSWAQAPVFSRSNSTSNGTAEEAAAGAGEELPSPVNGGAAPFFPQGGDALLDDLQLQEQLAFLNEGGVNPAHQLPGLDAGECWSPCPGDGGGMLPFGLGWPNGGPVHRRSASVNELCLGGGGGGDGFGWKPCLYYARGFCKNGSSCRFVHSGLPDDAAALAATKMEAAADQQQQCQQDFLLRSKSQRLGPAAFPYSSTGSLPGSPSAASKCLSFLLQQQQQHDRAAAAAALMLGGGDEAHKFMGRPRLDRADFASMMNPGSRQIYLTFPADSTFREEDVSNYFSIYGPVHDVRIPYQQKRMFGFVTFVYPETVKLILAKGNPHFICDARVLVKPYKEKGKVPDKYRKQQQGDFSGCTTPTGLDARDPFDLHQLGARMLQHSNSANELLLRRKLEEQQQAAELQQAIELQNRRLMGLQLLDLKARTAAAATSSPLPTPIANSFASSQPVSTTAVESPPESGEQLKLSSGFALDGKVNGGDKEESAGEASPNAADSDQSEHNLPDSPFASPTKSAAFMHENFPSAETENAASRVGVDSGSNADGGGGNHLRPPTLDIPSPRPYFFPMHRLSSDHGAMGM is encoded by the exons ATGGACGCCTACGAGGCGACCAAGGTGGTGTTCTCCCGGATCCAGGCGCTGGACCCGGACCACGCCGCCAAGATCAtgggcctcctcctcatccagGACCACGGCGAGAAGGAGATGATCCGCCTCGCCTTCGGCCCGGAGTCGCTGCTCCACGCCGTCATGGCCAAGGCGCGCAAGGACCTCGGCCTGCTCCTCCCGGCCTCGCccacctccgtcgccgccgcgggccacgTGCCGTTCCTGCAGCTTCCGCGCCAGAactccggccgcgccggcgcgccgtcGCCCCTGTCGGtgtcctcgccgtcgtcgtgggCGCAGGCGCCGGTGTTCTCGAGGAGCAACAGCACGAGTAATGGCaccgcggaggaggcggcggcgggggctgggGAGGAGCTGCCTAGTCCCGTGaacggcggggcggcgccgtTCTTTCCTCAGGGCGGGGACGCGCTCCTGGACGATTTGCAGCTGCAGGAGCAGCTCGCGTTCCTCAACGAGGGCGGCGTGAACCCGGCGCACCAGCTCCCGGGGCTCGACGCCGGGGAGTGCTGGAGCCCCTGCCCGGGGGATGGCGGTGGGATGCTCCCGTTCGGCCTCGGGTGGCCCAACGGCGGCCCCGTGCACCGCCGAAGCGCATCAGTGAACGAGCTCTGcctcggcgggggcggcggcggtgacggatTCGGGTGGAAGCCCTGCCTCTACTATGCTCGCGGGTTCTGCAAGAACGGTAGCAGCTGCAGGTTCGTCCACAGCGGCCTCCCCGACGACGCAGCTGCGCTCGCCGCCACCAAGATGGAAGCCGCCGCCGATCAACAGCAGCAGTGCCAGCAGGACTTCCTCCTCCGCTCCAAGAGCCAGCGCCTCGGCCCCGCCGCCTTCCCCTACTCCTCCACCGGCTCCCTCCCgggctcgccctccgccgccagcAAGTGCCTCAGCTTCCTgctgcagcaacagcagcagcacgaCAG agcggccgcggccgcggcgctgatgctgggcggcggcgacgaggcgcaCAAGTTCATGGGCCGGCCGCGCCTGGACCGTGCCGACTTCGCAAGCATGATGAACCCCGGCTCGCGCCAGATTTACCTGACCTTCCCGGCCGACAGCACGTTCCGCGAGGAGGACGTCTCAAACTACTTCAG CATCTACGGTCCGGTCCACGACGTGCGCATCCCCTACCAGCAGAAACGCATGTTCGGGTTCGTCACCTTCGTGTACCCAGAGACGGTGAAGCTCATCCTGGCCAAGGGCAACCCGCACTTCATTTGCGACGCGCGCGTGCTCGTGAAGCCCTACAAGGAGAAGGGCAAGGTCCCGGACAAGTACAG GAAGCAGCAGCAAGGGGACTTCTCCGGCTGCACGACGCCCACCGGGCTAGACGCCAGAGACCCCTTTGATCTCCACCAACTCG GTGCGAGGATGCTGCAgcactcgaacagcgccaatgagctgctgctccggcggaagcttgaggagcagcagcaggctgctgagctgcagcagGCCATAGAGCTCCAGAACCGCCGCCTCATGGGCCTTCAGTTGCTTGATCTCAAGGCTCGCACGGCTGCGGCTGCGACATCGTCGCCACTGCCCACACCAATTGCCAATTCCTTTGCCTCTAGCCAACCTGTGAGCACCACCGCAGTCGAGTCGCCACCGGAGTCCG GGGAGCAGCTCAAGTTGAGCAGTGGCTTTGCTCTAGATGGCAAGGTCAACGGTGGTGATAAGGAGGAATCTGCTGGCGAGGCGAGCCCGAACGCTGCCGATAGCgaccaaag TGAACACAATTTGCCAGACAGCCCGTTTGCTTCCCCGACCAAGTCTGCTgcatttatgcatgagaatttTCCATCTGCCGAGACTGAGAATGCCGCATCCCGTGTTGGTGTGGACTCTGGCAGCAAcgcggatggcggcggtggcaacCATCTCCGTCCCCCCACGTTGGACATTCCTTCGCCGAGGCCCTACTTCTTCCCCATGCACAG GCTGTCCTCCGATCACGGAGCGATGGGGATGTAA